ttaattctatttaagattttttggtacggtacaaattattttggaacaattttttaggattttggtagaggctattataggtaagtggcaacaatgggaaaccatatttgtatgtaggtgaaacatttttgttttcgaatttagcggggatacataaaatttgaaattcacattagaacacttagataattgttcccaaaggtggcgcgcttgtgcataaaggtttaggtctttgaaattcgcattagaacacttagataattgttcccaaagatggcgcgcttgtgcacgaaaatgaattacgatatttgtatgaattgttcgaatttacaaaaaaatgttctattaattataaacaaatagagtaatatttgttaacaaaaatagacctatgcactgcggctgatcaatacgaaccgattcatataacttttatatgattttacgtatgctaagtattcgaaagagcctgtcaattgattgtatagacattttgttagcgtattaatatataaattttgAATGGGGTTAATTCAAAAATCTAATATAAGTTCGTTAAACTAAATGTAAATAGAAAAAGTTCGGTTTTCCgtatccggaacgaactcaccatgTTTCAaacgtcgttgttgttgtagctggtgcggttgcagcaggcctatatttggcggccctgctggtgttgttactaaagctggtggtgcagcagcaggcctatattcggcggccctgctggtgttgttactaaagctggtggtgtgcagcaggcctatattcggcggcccgGCTGGTGTTGTTACTAAggctggtggtgttgcagcaggcctatattcggcggccctgctggtgttgttactaatgctggtggtgttgcagcaggcctatattcggcggccctgctggtgttgttgtaggTGGGTGGTTGTCATTGCGCGGGGTTGGCGCTGCCAGCGGTGGTTGCGCGTTTGGTTGGCGCCGCCGATATGGttgttgttgcgctcgtggttggcgcagttggtggtggttgcgTTCGTAATTGGTGCTGTTGTTGGTATTAGCCCTCAGGGTAGTGTGCGGTTGTGGCGCGCGGTTTTGTTGCCGCTATTGTTGAGAGTAGCACGCGGTATTGCGCTGAGAACGGTGGTAGAGGAAGCGCGCGATGTTGGCGCTGCTGGTGGTATTAGCGCCCGTGGTTGTGGCGGGCGGTTTTGGCGTGCGATGTTGTTATCGTGACCGCCTGTTTCGTGGTTGCGCGCGATTAATGGTGGTAACGCGCGGTGTTGGCACTATTGATGGTGATGGCGCGTGGCGTTGATATTCTCCCCGTCGGCCGCGCACTGAATCCCAAATTAACCTTAAGTGCTAAAGGGGAACGCCAATCACATGCAAGATTCGTCAGAAAATAACGTTCAAAACAATGGCATTTGATCAATGGCATCATTAGTTACTACAACTGAATAATATTCACTCAATACATGACTATGCCCTACGGAGCGTCATACAATGAAATAAATTGCTATTTCAAACTTTCCAGACGTGCCGTCGTTACCCCTTTCACAATCGCTATCAGCGCGAGAGCCAAGGCCTTCCTGCATCTTGTTAAACAAAATCAAATCGAATGGGTGGCCGTTGTCACCATCATAAAATTTGTATGTACCCTATCAAATTTTGCGAAAGGCGATTTTCTCCAATGAAGCGAGCGTAAGCAGCGAGGCAACGCCCAGCCGAAGTAGTACACACTAGATTTTCTATTTTCGAACAATTGGAATTTCACTTTAAACGAAAATTAATTATAAACACATTGGAGTGTACGTCCGTCGTCACCTCAGCTAATCTTCTCGTGCACAAGTTCTAAGCTAATTTACTTTTTCcagttttgtttttagtttgtatTGACATTCAAAAtaaacaagtgcgcggaagaacagcactTCATATGAACATgacatttttaatttgtttaattcgattcggggccatttttcggttttttggaaatatcttttgacagaaacaaattttttaatttccgctttaggattcgtggtcctgggttcatAAGGCGTCTTTTGACATCTCTTCCGATATTTTTGAATGAGTTTTAGCAGTCAAAGGTCCGACGAGGATATTAAACCACCGCCCAAAAGGCAccggaggcaggggagtctgagcaagctcatgctgaggttgctccagataaacctggacaaaagtaaggcagcctcggctgttctcaattaacgctagcctccgtttatatgccgtacgacgcagaggaatctcctccgcaaaagacggtaaaggatctggtggccgactcaagccaaagccatctgctaatcgggacagacgcaaacgcccaccacatgcagtggggtagttccaacataaacactcgtggtgagtcactttttgattaccttttaacaactaacctggtagtttgcaatgtaggtaatgaaccaacttttattactaaaaaccgcaaagaggttattgacctcactatttgcagCGAAAGCGTTTTTGGGTGAGTTAAAAAATGGCGCGTTCTCGCGGAACATTCCTTCTCAGAgcaccggtatattgaagtaatattacagttcttcgtcgatcagcccattgcgagacgtaacccacgtaatacaaactgggaactacataatgagctgttagcaagataACTACCAGCACTACCTCCACAAAGCCCTCATCAACGGCGGAGCTAgggggtctggtagaaaccttcacatcggcattctcaaatgccttagaacaggcttgtccaatgccaaaacttcgcggtaagcgtaaacctcacaggtggtcccatgatctggacatacttcgtaaatcctgtagagaacagtttaacaaagccaaattccttgataacgggtcacaatggctagaatacaaggacaaactaaggacttacaaaaaagtcctgagataagcgaagagaacttcatggagaaatttctgcactggcgtcgaaagtgtcgttgacacatttcatttcatttatttattacggcaaaaaagcctaattcataaattaaatcaAGGCtgcggtgcgtgctttctaagatgCAAagagctattagctttctgcggagaccgaatggtaccgggaccagcacagaagggggaACCCTAGaactgctcctggacacacatttcccgggaaatatgaccaacgcaccggaagtacctgtagcaaaccaagctgtgaatatacccattactgaggagagggtgaggtgggcagttaaaagtttCAAACCTTTTAAGcttgctggaccagacgggattgtccccgctcaacttatctactctttggagttaaCAGCCAACTgcctgcggcacatatataccgcttgtttggctctgaattatattccgtgtgcatggaggagtaTTAAGGTCATATTCATTTCTAAAGCTGacaaagcctctcactacgagccgaaggactacaaacctatcagtctttcatccttcgtactcaagaccctagagagaatagttagcgattttctcaatACAAACATTGATAGGAACCTCATTTcgggctatcaacacgcgtagACCAAAGGTAAATCTGAGGAGACTGCGCTAAACAGCCTAGTCTCTAccatagaaacatccttgttcgaaaaggattattgtcttgtggccttcctagacattgaaggagcattcaacaatataagtccagacgcccTTAAAAATGCTTTAACTGGTCTTGACGTAAATATACCtctagtgggactgattgatcaactgctcaggggaaggaaagtgctttcctcactggcgaaggttgatataacacgatttgtcgcaaggggcacggcacagggtggtgtcctttcccctctactatggaacctaacggtaaactcgctattaagagatacgagttgggggagcgggaaggttgtggcatatgctgatgacctagcgattgtctacagaggcaagttccctcaaactttatgcgacttgatgcaggtagcattgtgAGAGGTTTCCccgtgggcttcccgatgtggactcatcgtcaattccgataaagttgagcttgtcttatataccaaacgatacaaaataccatcgctaaacctaccagaactaaatggggtgcgcctggcagataaagccacatTTCTatgcgtagttttagacaaaaagctgaactggaaggacaacgttattcagcgacaaaagaaagcatacattgcattatatacgtgtaaaagagccattggcaaaaaatggggactcacccccaacatatgcagatggatttataccgcgattatcagacccatactgctgtatggagtagtcgtatggtggccagcttTGAGCAAGGCGTAAAACCTAAACTTGTTGCGTAAAGTCCACACATCCAGCAtaataagcataagcggggctctaagaacaacgcctagcgaagctcttcaggtcattcttgacatccttccattagATCTAggtggtcatcgagcagcggcaacgtcagccctgcgtctaagggagttgtcgtgttggaacaacaagaccaccggacactcaagtatactaaacaaatacagttttcttcctcctagcacggatcgctgtgcgaccacaactgttgcggaaaccaactttaagataaacatacccagcagggatgcctGGAcagagtcggataagtgccttgctatgggcaacagcatttccatatacacggacggctccaagctaaacgggagagttgggggtggagtatactcaaggggcCTTGATCTCCAGCTCTCATTCATACTACCCGATCACCGCAGTGtgttccaggcagaagttgcagccataatggaagccgcagctaggatagggacatacaatgtccgcaaagaaatttttatcttcagcgacagccaagctgccataaaatctcttggctcgttcaattctgaactaacactaagctgtcgccgatctcttcaagagatggctcaacagaaccgtgtacacctcacattgGTCCCTGGCCATaaggatatcgagggaaactgcattgcagatgaactcgctagacagggtacaaccaggcaggttcttcctgaacaagaacgcttaggtatgcccctgtccacatgcaagctaatgctaaaagaacacatctaccgtcaagccgacgaaggatggctacaaacaccggggtgtcgaacatcgaaagaaacctggcctaaatgggatcttaagggatcccgtcacgtgtacaatctaagaagggatacaatttccacacttttgGGGCACTAACTGGTTATTGCCTCATAGATAGGCATGTATAAAGGTTAGGAGCggcttatcgtcgttgctgtaggagttgtaaagaggatgaggaggaaacggtggttcacctcatttgcaactgcccagcactaagcgcaGCACGGCAGCGCTTTTTGGAAGccccatttcttgataatctgaaccaggttgtggagcatgacgtcaaggacctggtagctttcatcaggtcctcaaaatggttctcagaggaaaggtaacggtgtttctcgtggtatcacaacgggcctaatactactggcctaagtgtgccctcgggcagccaccctaatcTAATCTAACCTAACCAAGCAGTTgtaagctaaagtaaagaattaccggcTCTTTTTTGGTAGTCGCGGGGAAACCGTCAACCATCCGACACGCacgcatacaaaaattcagtcaatgtCGTTGTTAGTCGCCGGAGCCCTTAACTGCTGTACATGTGTTTTGGTCTTAACAATATTTGTTTGCTAGTGAAAACGGGGCATAGTGAATGGTCATGAGCAGTCAGCTGTCATATTTGAACAGCTGtaaattcgattttgttttttttttggcgcCCGGGGAGATTGCAATTATACTCTAgcccttttatttttttattttttatggatttaaaaacaagtagaaattAAAAGAATGTCCGTTTGTAGTGCAGAAGAAATCGCAGAAAAACGGCGCATAGCTTTGGAAAAACTCGCTGTTAAAAAACAACGTTTGGCCAACTCTCTGTCAACCGAAATACAAAAAGGGCCAACAGTGCACCAACAGCAGGGTACCGGCACAGGCGCAATATCAACTAGTAGCTTCTTCAATAAACAACAAAGCTACATGCCGTCTAGTACAAGTGAAGCCTCAACAGTCAATGCACAAAAAAAACCAATGCCTTCAGCGGCTGCTATAAGTTTCCTAAATGATTTAAAACGCTCCAATATTGGTAGCTATGCGAGGAGCGCACGCGAATCTACACATCCTTATCAACGTAATGAATACAATAAACAAAATGCTACTGGAGCGGCTTCAAAACCACAAAATGCTCAACAGCCGCCTGCACCTGTATTTGTCATTAAAGTAAATTGTAGACTCTATATGATTACGAAGACGCGTTTTGTTGTGCAACCTTCATGCTATCATGCCAAATTGATTGATGTTTTTAAGAGAATACCATCGAAGTATTATGGTTTGTGCTTTAAATTGAAAtttgaatgttgatttaaatcttgcttcttttttgttttcttaaGATCAAGCCAAAACACTTTGGAGCTTTGGTTTAGTCGATTACGAACGCCTGCAGGATATTATAGAGGGTATGAAACCGGAAATCGTTATTGGCACATTACCGAGGAGTGTTATTTCATTGTGTCGTGCGCCAACCGTTGAACTTGAACGCTCATGTCTCTCTTCTATAGAGCCTAAGTTGGCGCAAAAACTTTTACCTTTTCAGCGGGAAGGAGTTTGGTAATAAACACAAAATAGTAATCGTTCACTTTCAATAGTATAATGTGTGTTTTTAGTTTTGCTATAGCGCAGCATGGTCGTCTCATGATTTGCGATGAGATGGGTCTTGGTAAAACATATCAAGCCTTAGCTGTTGCAGACTTTTATAAGGAATCGTGGCCACTACTAATCTGCACCACCGCCGCCATTAGGCAAATACAAATATGTTTTCACATAATATCTTTTAGCTTAAATAAACCGCTTTCCTTCCTTTTTTGCAGAGAGTCTTGGGCAACCCATGTACGTGAACTTTTACCAAGCATACCAATACATTATGTACAAGTTCTCACCAGCGCTCAACAGTATTTTGATGATGCCAAAGTTCTTATTACTAGTTATAATATGATGGATCGCCATGTAGAGCAATTAATGCAACGTAAATTTGGTTTTGTTATATTCGATGAATCAcatactttaaaaaattctaaaagtaAATGTGCTATTGTTGCTGAACGCTTAACACGTCAAGCGCGGCATGTGATTTTATTATCTGGCACTCCAGCATTATCACGTCCCTTGGAGTTATTTACACAACTGCACATGATTGATCGCAAATTCATGAGCTTTATGGAATTTAGTATGTGTTTGTAGAATAATGGCAATACCCAttccatttttataattttgcttaTTTCCATATATTTTGTTCTTGTTTACAGCTTCCAGATACTGTGATGGCAAGCAAACGAATTTTGGCTGGGATGCTTCTGGTCAATCTAATTTGGAGGAACTGAGAGTAGTGTTGGAATTAAAATTTATGATAAGGCGTACCAAAGATGCAGTTCTGCCACAATTAGCTGAAAAATATCGGTAAGCTGATAATAAAAGGCTTGGCAAACCGACACTGTAATAACGCCCTGTGTCCTTAAATTGTTCTACATTTATTCGAAGGTGTCTTGTCTTTCTATATAGCTTCCAATTAAAAATTATGTCAATTGTGTCTGATGGTCATTATCTAATCGTAAAGGGGACAGGTTCTGCCTAATTCTATAAAATTTTAGTAGATCGCATAGACACCTTGGATACAATCCCCGGTAAGGTGCTGCCAAGTCATAAGCTCTCAAGCATAAATAATCGTAggaaatttgtttataattaaccTTTGGGAGTATTTTTGCCATCACATTACGGTCACTGCCTTCTTATATACGTCCATCAATCGCAAGAAATGTTTATAATTTTCCAAACTCTGCAATCACTCTTTATCTTTTATAGAGAAACTGTTGTCCTAGATCCTGCGCTCGTCACATCAAATGACGATACGAGTGAAAGTTTAGCAGCGCTTAGTAAAGATTTTTCATCCAGTAAGGGACGTGAACGTGAGGAAATCCTTTTGAAATATTATTCAACAACCGCAGAGGTGAAAACTCGTGCAGTATGGTCAGTTGCGCtctttattatattttgaaataatttattaatatattctaataaacttttagtgcctatttaaaaaatttagtgaaagaaaatataaaatttattgtatTTGCACATCATCGCATTATGATGGATGCCATTACAGAAAATTTGACTAAATTGAATGTTAATTTTGTACGTATTGATGGCAGCACGAGAAATGAAACCAGGGGGGTAAGAAAGTACTTTTGTTATATTATGTTCATGTATAAAAATTATAACTCTTAATACAGGAATACATAAATACTTTTCAAACAAAATCGTCATGCAAAGTTGCTGTACTATCATTGCGCGCTTGTAATGCAGGCATTACGCTAACGGCTGCTGAAATGATTGTATTTGCCGAACTGGACTGGAACCCTAGTGTATGTTTAATAAAGTTAAATTGTGACATAAGATTATACTTAATTATTTAACTTTGTGCTATCTCGATTTTTCAGACCTTAGCACAGGCTGAAAGTCGCGCACATCGAATTGGCCAAAATAAACCGATTACATGTCGTTATTTAATGGCTGCTAAAACGGCTGATGATGTAATATGGAATATGTTAAAAAATAAGCAAGATGTTTTAAATAAAGCTGGtctcttttgtgaaaatttacaAGACGCAACGCATACCGCGGCACCAACAGGGGTGAGTCAACACGTGCCTTATTATgggtaaaataaaattatttttaacttatacatatgttcatatacTTTCAGTCACACAAAATCGAAAATTATTACACTCCATCAAAAAAGGAGAATCAATCGGAGCCAGAGTCCAATACCAAAGCAAACGTAATTCAAAATACCTCTGTCCTCAACTTAGATTTAAGCAAGGAGcttgaaaatattgaaaactTTTTTCAAGAAGACGATGATGATGCTTTCAAAGACTTGATGTGCTGACTATTTCTTTCACTATTATAATTAAATGTAATCTATCTCTAAATAAGTTATTAGGCTAGCTGCTGAAAAAATGCATGTAATTTGTTATTGGCAATTTTAATGCTTAAAGAGATATATTTGTTTTGTGTCACgaataaattaaaaacttatgTCGACAACTTCAACTTATTAATTAAGACTTAAACGCCTATAAGATTTTGGTCAAATCTAATAAGGCGTAGTCTTTGAAAGAACTCACACTAAATGAAATCAGTTCACTTAAGATAGGCCCGACACAGTTGCCTATAGCACCCGatgtcctcgtaacttttataaatcttttgtggctccttgctgttcatgcccaagggcgtcccgtagtctacgcctcgcTGCGATTCATGAAACTTAACTCACAGCAATAATGtcgacagaaaagatcgcgagagcggaaatggaggcggtctcgcgtttatcatataccactcagtgcaatatcctATATTTGaacccgacatcggccgcagggacagtgtcttagaacgttacggcttatctgtccggtcaggcgatgtaaacctagatatcatcaacatcaacatccctcccttcacctgttgccccagtggataccgctctaATATGAGAGCCCTACtgactggcgataatcgcattatcttaggcgatttcaatgcccatcacgatctatgtcgtaagaggcgactaaaataccaaatagattcaaggggttgtgtagcgcaaccctttcttgttgccagcgcaatatatagcttctccaaacccaattgtcaacctcacctatccaaggcgaatcctgttttattaacaACAGAGTCTCTGCCGAACTCCTCATTGATCTGGGGCGGGAGGGCCTGGAAGGTCGCCGGAACGTAGCGGActtgcatccggcgaaggaccatcaacgtcgataacactccccaaggccttcggggagtgtccttatcgctacaacaacaacaacatctatggcattcaaacctgcaggcggacagcaggggtgagatgctggcggatcaaatagaagaaacgacgttccgcacaataaacggagacgcccccactcgtatggtagaaagctttcacagttcgccagatatatcaatcgtgagcgcaggactcgtacactgcgtcaactggcagccgatggtaacattggcatccgatcacctgcccatacttatttcgctcaagcgaaccgccgacttcatcgtcaccgaaaaaagcactttcataaacttaaaaaaggaaagtgggatgaatacaaatcctttacagacagccgctttgctgccctccctattccgactgatgcttgctaaggggagcgtgctttccgcgaggtcattgaatccgccttggCTCGCTTtctcccgccggaagaattcccgaaattcggcttcattttcctgcggaggccgcaaatttagcgagagaacgtgatcttaaaaggcagctcgatcccggcgacccccaaataagggatataaaccaacgcatcagattggttGTCGATGAACACaaacgggcgaaatgggaggagcatctaagtggttgtaacctctctgccggcgtTGGTAAGCTTTGgaccaccgtaaagtccctatcgaatccgtctaagcacaatgacaaaatttccatcgcctttgacgataaagtgctgtcggatgcgaaacaatgcgcgaacgctttttgccgacaatatataatgcattctacggttgacaaagttagacggtgGACCAACAgatgcgcacataaacataaattcagcgtatccccaattaccatcacggccaaagaggttgaggatggtaTCGGTTATgctaaaccaggcatgcttaacgaacgaaacgatatcaaagtgacttcgtttcgtttattagcgttgattatcgtaacgaaatgatatcgtttcgttcgttaagcatgcctgtgctaaaccatctaaagcagtgggcccagacggcatagccatgccgatgcttaaaagcctagggaaagagggtttcaaatatttagcacatgtcttcaacctgtccctttc
The DNA window shown above is from Eurosta solidaginis isolate ZX-2024a chromosome 2, ASM4086904v1, whole genome shotgun sequence and carries:
- the Marcal1 gene encoding SWI/SNF-related matrix-associated actin-dependent regulator of chromatin subfamily A-like protein 1, with amino-acid sequence MSVCSAEEIAEKRRIALEKLAVKKQRLANSLSTEIQKGPTVHQQQGTGTGAISTSSFFNKQQSYMPSSTSEASTVNAQKKPMPSAAAISFLNDLKRSNIGSYARSARESTHPYQRNEYNKQNATGAASKPQNAQQPPAPVFVIKVNCRLYMITKTRFVVQPSCYHAKLIDVFKRIPSKYYDQAKTLWSFGLVDYERLQDIIEGMKPEIVIGTLPRSVISLCRAPTVELERSCLSSIEPKLAQKLLPFQREGVCFAIAQHGRLMICDEMGLGKTYQALAVADFYKESWPLLICTTAAIRESWATHVRELLPSIPIHYVQVLTSAQQYFDDAKVLITSYNMMDRHVEQLMQRKFGFVIFDESHTLKNSKSKCAIVAERLTRQARHVILLSGTPALSRPLELFTQLHMIDRKFMSFMEFTSRYCDGKQTNFGWDASGQSNLEELRVVLELKFMIRRTKDAVLPQLAEKYRETVVLDPALVTSNDDTSESLAALSKDFSSSKGREREEILLKYYSTTAEVKTRAVCAYLKNLVKENIKFIVFAHHRIMMDAITENLTKLNVNFVRIDGSTRNETRGEYINTFQTKSSCKVAVLSLRACNAGITLTAAEMIVFAELDWNPSTLAQAESRAHRIGQNKPITCRYLMAAKTADDVIWNMLKNKQDVLNKAGLFCENLQDATHTAAPTGSHKIENYYTPSKKENQSEPESNTKANVIQNTSVLNLDLSKELENIENFFQEDDDDAFKDLMC